The Methanopyrus kandleri AV19 DNA segment GAGATCCTGGAACGGTTAGGCATTGAAGATCTGGAGGATCGGCCGCCGCAGTTCCTCAGCGGCGGACAGAAGAGGTTGGTAGCCTTGGCGGGGGCCGTAGCTCCGGAGCCCGACCTCCTGATTCTCGACGAGCCCACCTCAGGACTCGACTTCCGCGCCACCAGACTGTTCGTGCGACTCATCAGGGAGCTCAAGGAAGAGCTGGGGTTCACGATGATACTGACGACGTTCGACGTGGACATCGCGGCGGCGTTGGCGGAGCGCGTCGTGGTGATCCGAGAGGGGAAGACCGTGGCCGAAGGGTCTCCGGAAGACATCCTCACGGACGTCGACCTGATAAGAGAATCCGGGCTGAAACCCCCGGAGCACGTGGAACTACTCCGAAGGCTAGGAATCGAGAATCCACCGCTCGACATAAGCGAGGCGGAGGAGCTTCTGGTGGCCATGCTGGGGGAGGAGAGCCGTGGAAACCCGTAAGCTACGGCACCCCGAGGTCGACCTGGAGGGTGAGGTGGTCCTGTTACCTGTCGGGAGCACCGAGCAACACGGTCTACACTTACCCTTGGGCACCGATCACCTCATCGCGGAGGCGCTCTGCCGGGAGGTGTCGAAGCGGACCGGAGCACCCTGGTACCCGGCGATACCCTACGGTGTATCGCGCCACCACATGGGGTTCCCGGGTACGGTGTCGTTGAGAACGAAGACCATGGTCGCACTGCTCACGGACGTACACAGGTCGTTCCTACATCACGGGGCCGCGGCCACCTTAGCCGTCAACGGACACGGAGGAAACGAAGCCGCGTTAGGCACCGTCGCCGAGGAGGAAGAACGGTTTCATTGGATCAGTTGGTGGAAGTTAGCCCCGATCGACGAGCTCGAGACCGACTGGGGAGGTCATGCGGACGAGCTGGAGACCTCGGTGATGCTGTACTTGCACCCGGAGCTGGTAGGAGAGGAGCGTAAAGTCGACGGGAGACCGACGAAGCCTTGGGAGTTCCCGGACTATCACGAGATCTCGGAAACCGGAACGAAGGGAGACCCACGTCCCGCCACGGCGGACAAGGGGAAGAGAATCTTCAAGACCGTCGTCGAGCGGCTGGTGGATATTGTGGAGGAACTAAGGGAAATGTACGGGTGATTTGGCCCGACCTCACGTTGGGGACTGCGCGGATCACCGGAACCACTTCAGGCACCCATAATGTCCGAGCGGTACGCGACCGTCTCTGGGCCGGCCTGATGCTGTGCACTAACCGACGTCCCGTGATCGCACTGGCTTATGTGGAGGCGCTGAAGGTGCTGTAATGAATCGAAGACGCCGAAAGATATCGCGGAGGAGTTCCGATGATTAGGAGTCTCAGGACGCTCAAGCGGGCCGTGGTCGTGAACCCGTTGAACCCGCAATCCCTACGTGTTCTGGCTGTGGAGGTCGCAAGTGACGTCGTCACTGCAATGGCGTTCTCCGTAAGGTTCTCGCTACTGTGGATTCAGTGCGCTCCTCATGGACGGGATGACGCTGTCGAAGGAGCGGCCGGTTATGGGGAGAGTCTCAAGGGCCGTTACTGGTAGCCGCCGTCCATCTCGCTCTCACGGCATCGTTATCGGGCAAATAACGTTTCCCGCGTGGCGCTAAGCGAGCCGCTGGGATACCCGCTCGTAGAGTTCTTGGACGCGTTCCTGAGCCTCCTCGTCTAGCTTCAACTCCGCGAGTTTTTTCGTCCGTTCCCACCCGGGGTACTTCGACGTGCCGAGCCTGCGAGACCTTCGGAGGGTGTACACCACGACCTCCACCGTACCGTCCTCGCCCTCCTCGGTGACGACCTCGTACCGACCTCCGGTGTGCACGATCCCTTGCATCTGCTTGATAACGGCCGCCACGTCGTCCGGTAGCTCCTCCAGTTCCTCCTTCCGGGCGTACTTAGCGAGCACGTCGAACGCTTCCTCCAACCCTCTTCCACCCCCGCTGGAGCGAAGCTTAGGGGTTCAAAAGATGAGCGGTGTAATGGGTATCGATGAAGCCGGACGTGGACCCGTGTTCGGCCCTATGGTCGTGGCCGGTGTACTGGCTCCGAAGCGGGAGCTCGGCCTAGGCGCGAGAGATTCGAAGGAACTCACACGGAGTGCGCGTCGTAGACTGATCCGCGCGTTGATGTCGGACGAGCGATTAAGGGTGGACCTGAGGATAGTGTGGCCGTGGGAGATAGACGAAGAGGGCGTGGCGAAGGCGGAGTTCGAAGCTATCAGGGAGCTAGTACGCCGTGCTATGCCCGACGAGGTAATCCTGGACAAACCGGGAAACTACTCACCCGAGCGACTGCGAAGGGAGCTCGACTTGCCCGAAGGAATCAACCTAATCGCTGAAGAGAGGGCGGACGCGAAGTACGAAGTAGTTTCAGCGGCCTCGATCGTAGCCAAGACGTACCGTGACTGGATAGTAAGGCTCCTGGAGCTGGAATACGGAGAGGTCGGGTCGGGGTACCCTTCGGACCCCCGTACCGTAGATCGCCTTCGTCGGGAACTACGTCGGGGTGGTGAGTTGCTGAAGTACTTCAGACGGTCGTGGGAGACGTACAAGCGCGTTGAGAGTGAAGTGAAGCAGCGAAAGCTCGAGGACTTCTTCTGAGCGCGCGGAGGGGGGTTAAGACTGCGAATAGCAGGCCTGAGACCCGTGAGCTGCTCCGATGGCTTACCCGGTGAAGTGTGTGCGGTCCTTTGGACTCAAGGATGTCCGCTACGATGTCCATGGTGCCACAACCCGGAGACCCGCGATCCGAACGGGGGAAAGAAGGCCGATGTCGAGACCATCTTACGGGACGTGGAGAAGTACGCCGTTTACCTGGACGCACTGATAGTGAGCGGAGGAGAACCACTCCTGCAGCCGTGCGAGGAGCTGAAAGCGCTGGCACGTGGTGCTCGGGGCTTGGGTCTCAAGGTCGTCTTGGATACCTCCGGGTTCCCCCCGGATCGCCTCGGGAAGGTCATCTCGAGCTTCGACAGGGTAGCGCTGGACCTGAAAGCGCCTCTACGCGATGACGAGTACATGGAAGCGACTGGCGGCGGCATGACGGCTTCGGACTTCCTGAAAGCGGCCCGGATAGCACGCCGGCGATGTGACCTGGAACTGCGGATCACGGTGCATCCGTGGCTTGACGACGTGCCGAGGGTCGTGGAGGCAGTCCGGAAGGCGTCCCCCGACGTGGTGGTCGTTCAGCGATACGTCGGGGACAAGGAGGTCGGGATCGACCCCGAAGAACTCGCCGAGAAGCTCCGAGAGAGTTGTGAGAATGTCGTGGTACGGGTGTGATTATGTTTGAACGTTGCATTCGAAGTTAAGGATCGGGACGTGGCGGGCAGGCTCGGGCGTCTCGAGGTCAATGGCAGGAGACTGAAGACGCCCGCCCTGTTGCCCGTGGTTAACCCCAACAAACCCACCTTGGATCCACGGGAGATCTCCAAGCTAGGTTTCGACGGGGTGATCACGAACGCCTACATTATCCGGAAGCACGAGCACCTACGCGAGCAGGCGCTCGAGGAAGGCGTCCATGGGCTCCTTGGGTTCGACGGGTTCGTGATGACGGATTCCGGCTCGTTCCAGCTGGCGGAGTACGGCGATGTCGAAGTATCCAACGAAGAGATCGTGCGGTTCCAAGCGAAGATCGGGTCAGATGTGGGCACTATCCTCGACGTGCCGACGCCACCCGACGCTCCGAGGTCCAGGGTCGAACGTGACCTCGAGACCACACTGAAAAGGGCTCGCGAAGCGGTGGAGCTCGACGAACACCCTCCGTTAGCTCTCACCGTCCAAGGGTCCACGTACGAGGACCTTCGGAGACTGTGCGCAGAGAAACTGGCGGAGCTGCCGGCGGCGGTGTATCCCGTGGGAGGCGTCGTACCGCTGCTGGAGGAGTACCGGTTCGTAGACGTGGTACGAGTGGTCCTAGCCGCGAAGTCCTCGCTGCCTCCACATCGCCCTGTACACCTCTTCGGTTGCGGGCATCCGCTGGCGATTCCACTCGCCGTCGCGATGGGGTGCGATCTGTTCGACTCCGCATCTTACGCTATCTACGCCAGATCGGACCGGTACATGTCCATCCTAGGTACTCTGAAGTTAGAGGAGCTGGAGACCTTCCCGTGTTCCTGCCCAGCGTGTACACGACACGATCCGGACGACGTCCGCGAGATGGAGCCGCGAGAACGTACCCGAGTGTTGGCTACGCATAACCTCTACGAGTTGCGCAGGGTGATAGAGACCACGAGGCAGGCTATAGTGTCGGGAGAGCTATGGGAGTTGGCCGAATCGGTATGCCGAGCACATCCGCGTGCTTGGGCAGGGATGGTGGAGTTAGCGCGACGTGGAGGAGAACTGGAACGATGGTGTCCGGCCGTAAAGCGTAGCGTGTTCGTATGCGATGAGGTCTCGAAGGGACGTCCCGAGCTACGTCTCTACCGTCGACGGCTCCGGGACAGGTTCGGCGAGCTCTCGGGGCGTAAAGTGGTGAAAGGGATAAGCAGACCCTACGCAGAGATCGTCGAGTGGTTAGAACCATGGGAGCTGGCGTTCGCCGACGAGTGGTTAGGAGTGGTACCCGGAGAACTGTCATGGTCGTACCCTTGCCACTGCCTCGTGGAGCCTAGCGGGGATGATGAGGGTGAGGACCGACGGAGGGGTGAAGAGGGTCGCAGGCGCTGAGTTCGTCCTTTATAAGGAAGGGGGATCGGAGTTTTACGTGCCGGACCCGGAACGTTACTCTCAGGATGGCCTTCCCACCCGTGATGCACCGGTAGCGTTCGCACCGAACGCCGCCGTGAACAGGTCCGTACTCGTCCTGTTCCACCGAGTACGTCCTGTGAGGAGGTTCGGAGACGTGTTCTGTGGTGTCGGCGCCAGGGCCATCCGCCTTCATATTGAAGCCGAGGTGGAGTGGTCCGTACTATCCGATGTGAACCCCATTGCGTGTCAAATCGCAATGATCAACGTCCGGAGACTCGGACTACCATCGGAGGTTAGGTGTATGGATGCCGTCGCCGCACTTTCTACCTTCGACTTCGATGCCGTCGACTTGGACGTGTTCGGGACCCCGATACCGTTCGCCCAAGCCGCGTTTCGGTGCGTACGCGACGGTTACGTGCACGTCACCGCCACAGACCTCGAATCGCTGTATACCCCGGCGGCCCGCCGCAAATATCTCCTCGAGGGACCGCTCCCTCGGCGGGACACGGATCTAGAGGTCCGGGCTGTGGTAGGAGCCTTAGCGCGCTTAGCGGCTTCAGTTGACATCGGGATCGAGCCGATGTACTGCCTCGTCGAGCCCGGGGTTAGGATTCGGGTGGGATTGGAGTGCCGTAGGGGCCGGTCCAGAGCGAACGAAACTTTGGATATGCTAGACTACGTCGACGGGGTAGGACCGGTCTGGGGAGGTGATCTTCACGACGAAGACGTCGTCGAGGAGATGTTGGAAGAGCTCGACTGTACGGGTTGGAGCGAAAAACACGCCCGGGACGTCCGGAAGTCCCTAGAGGTAACATTTTGAGTATTCGAGGCGGATAGTCGGCGGGTGTCTCGAGTTGAACGAGGTGATCAGGGAGGTGGAGAAAGTCCGAGAAGCTCGAATTGCACGGACGCTGGCCACCCAGCATCCTGACGCGACGAAGTTCGTGAGGGTGCAGGAGGAGCCTGAGGAGGCCGTGGAGTGTCTGGTCGAGCTCGGCGCGGAGGAATACATGGTGGATTTCGAGGGCAAGCTGACGCCGTACCTGCAGCCCATTCAGGTCCTCATGGAACTGTACGACGCCGGCGTTCGGGTGGGAGAGGAACGTTTCGTGATCGTCAGGGTACCTAGTGCGACGAAGGAGAACGTACTACGCCAAGTCCAGGCCCTGCTGGGTGTAATGGAAGCCAACTCGGAGTTGCTTAAGGAGGACCCAGACGCCCGCGGGATCTTCGAGGTAGTACATCCCATGACGTCCTCGCCCGAAGAGCTCGTGGAAACAGTGGACAGGATCTCATACGCGCGCAGGTTCGCGTCCCGTGAGCTAGACGTACCACTTAAGGCGGGAAACCTCCGGATCATCCCACTTATCGAGGAAGTTCCCGAACTCCTAGACATTCGCAACATTCTAACGGGCTACGTGGAAGGGATGCGTGAAATCGGGATGGACGTCAGCTACCTCAGGGTGTTCATCGGACGCTCCGACCCCGCGCTATCCTACGGGCATCTTCCGGCGGTCCTCGCCTGCAAGCTGGCCATTTTCGAAGTGTATGAGCTGTCGGACGAACTAGGTGTCCCGATGGCGCCTATCTTAGGAGGCGGGTGCCTGCCGTTCCGCGGCCATATTAGGCCGGGAATGGAAGAAGAGTTCGTAGAGGAGTACGCGGGCACCGCCACGTACACCGTACAATCCGGATTCCGGTACGATCACGACCGGGAAAAGGCCGTTGCGTCCATCCGCCGCATTAACGAGCTCGCCGCGAACGACCCACTCCAACTTTCCGGGGACGACATCGAGTACCTCGTCTTAGCCACCGCGATCTTCATGAAGCACTACCTCAGCGTGTTCTTCCGTTGCATAGGTACGCTGAACATCGTCGCCGACATGATCCCCAATACAAGGGACCGATTGGCACGTAAGGGGCCCGTAGGGTACGCGCGGGACATTCCCGAACCTGACCGTGTCGGAGCACAGTGTAAGGACCTTGGAGATGTGGGTCGTGAGTTATACCGCGAACTGCGCCGAATGAGGGTCGAGAAGCTGCCCGAGCTGCCACGCGCGATCAAATTCACGGGAGCCTGCTACACCGTCGGGATGCCACCGGAGCTCATCGGAACCGGAAGGGGACTCGCGGAGATCGAGGAGCGGCTAGGTGAAGATGCGTTGGACGCTGTGATCTCACGATTGTACCCCATGCTACGCGAGGATCTGCAGTTCGCAGTGGAGTACACCTTCCTCGAAACGGCCGGATCCGTCCTACCGTCGTCCGGAGTAGCGATGGTCAACACCGACCTGGAGTACTGCGTCGAGTACCTCGACCTGGAACCCCCATCCGACTTCGAGTACCAGAACCTGGTACACACGTTGGAACCGTACCTCAGGTACGTGGTCTCGGAGGGTGGTGTAGAGGAAGTCAACCCGTTCGTGAGGGATCTCCTCCTCGAGATGGGCCGAATGCGTGGATCACTCGGATGACGGGGACGGATTCAAGTGCACGGCCTCGAAGATTTCCTTGACTAGTTCAGGGCCCACACCGAGGGCCACGCAATGGTGGTTCCCCCGCGGCTCGAACTCCTCCTCCACTAACAATCTAGCTTGAACGCGACACTGGTCGTCGCGCCATCGGGTCTCTACAACGGAAGCTCCGACGGCGTACGGGTACCGAGCCAACACGCACTCACCGGTCGGTAGGACACCTTTCACGGCGTGTGGTGCGCCGGTTTCCATGTGATCTACTATTTCGAGTTCTCTAAGCAACTCCAACGGGCAGGCACAGTGGGCGAGACGCGTCCCGTAGCGATCCAGCTCGATCACGTTTCCGATGAAGGGACGGATACGCGCGGGCGTTAGCAGGGTCGTGACCAGGGCGGCGGGATCGCCCTCGCAACAGTAAGGCACGTCCAGCGCGGAGAAGTACAGACAGGGAACCCGCACCGAACTCCTCGTAGAGGGAGAAGCAGTCCCCCGTGATCGCGTTGGCTCCGTATTGTGAGAGCACGGCATGCAATTTACCGGCCAAGTCCAGGAAGTTACGGTTCAACTCCGACGGATCGATACCGTGGGCACGGAGCTTCTCCTCGAAGGATCCGTCCGGATCGACCGATTTCACGTCCTCGAGGTCTACCTCGACCGTCTGGAGGTACGGGAGGTCGGAGGGGTCGGGACCTCTGATCCAGCTACATTTCCCTCCAACGACCAGGATACGGGTTCCCACGAGACGCTTGAAGGCACGTATTGCCTCCTCCGCACGGCCGACGTGAAGCGTCGATACGCCGACCTCGAGTGCGGCCGCTAGGGAGTTGTAGGAGTGCCAGTGGAGGAGGAGCACCGCCGAGGACCGCTCGAGGAGCGCCTCTATCGTGTCCTCCGTACCGCCGGTGGCTACCAGCGCCACGGTAGGTGAGTCGGGGACGTCCTCGGGGTCGGTAACGATCCTGGGTTCGAGGTTGAACCTATCAGCGAGCCGTTCGGCTCGTCGCAGTACATCTCGATCGGCTAAAGGGGAGGCCAGGATCGTGAGTTTCAAGGCCCCATCCCCTTGGCCCTGCGGTACTCGTTGAGGGTCACCAGCGTGAGCTCTTCCGGGTCGGTAATGTGGTGCGAGCGGCCGCCTGAGATTCCGGCGATGTGTTCGATCAACCGAATACCTTCCTCGGGCAGTTTAATCCCGATCGTAGAGATCGTCACTCCCATTCGGCTCGCTGCGGTAGCTTCGGATAGTGCCTTCGTCTCCGGATCGGGCTCCCCTTTGGTGGGTACCCCGTCCGTCAGTAGGATCATGTGCCAATCCCGATCTGGTCTTCCACAGCGTCTGAAAAGCTCAGTGCCTACGCGGATCGCATCGCCGATGTCCGTGGCACCACCGGGCTTCAGCGACATCACCTTGGTGATGATCTCCTCCACATCCGACGTGATGTCCACAACGATCTCCGCCTTAGTGTTGAACCCTACGATACCTACTCGGTCCCCCGCCTTCACGCTGAAGTGAGCGAGAGCTATCGCGGCGCGCTTAGCAGCGTCGATGCGGTCTCCCGACATGCTACCGGAGGTGTCTATGACGTACACGATATCGAGACATACCTCCTCCTCCCTGTCGAACGAGCGCAGATCTTCGGGAAGGATCTCGCGACGTCCGCGGCGAACGGCGGTCCGGAGTGATCCACGTACGTCGAGATTCGCGTAGGGATCTCCACGACGGTACTCTCGGGAGTAGCTCCTACTCCCAGTGCCTCGCTCACTCAGACGTTTAGCCGCATGATGTCCAAACTCGGTGCCTTCGAAGGCTTCGAGCTCCTCGATCAGCGCGGAAAACGCCGCGAGTTCTCTACCTTTTAGTGTCAGGCTCACGCCTCCTTGGTAAGATGGGCGCACGAACCCTAGTTTTTGAAGGATCTCCAGTCTCCTCTGGATTTCCTCCTCTAGCTCGTCTATGAGCGAGTAATCGTGCTGCTGTGAGGCGATTTCGTCGTAGGACCACCCCGTAATTTCCTCGATGAACCTCCGACCATATTTCCCCTTGACGTATGCCGCACTGGTAACCAGGGACTCCGCCAGCTGATCGGGTCGGATGTACTCTATACCCCGGTTGAGCAGTTGGCGGAGGACGCGGGCCGCGAAGACGTACTCCGGCTCCCCTTCGACGTATTTGCGCTGGTCCTCCTTCGTGAGGGCTCGGAATCGCAACCTCCTGTGGTACTCATCATCCAGAACCTCACCATCCGCGGCTGAATCGGTGGCTGAGGTCTTTTGACTCTCACTCCTCGAAACCGTACGAGAATCCGACCGACTTCGCTTTTCGCTTCCAAGCCTCGCCCCGTCCGGATGTTCCTGAGTACGCCTCGGCCTCCACCGGCGACTTCTCCGACGTCCCTCAGGGGCGCCAGTCGACGCCCCCTCATCGGGTTTCGACTTTCCCGGGATCCCGTCCGTGTCCGGCACTTCGGTCTTCCCGTATCCCTCGAGCACCTCCTGGATGATCTCTTTGATGACGTCCTCCTCCGATTTAACGTGTTGGACCCTCGGACTCAACTTGATGCGCTTGCGGAGGACCGAAGGAGCGACCTCGATGACGTCCTGCAGCTCGACCTTCGATCTCCCTTGCAACGCCGCATGAGTTTGCGCCCGCTCGTATAAACCGATGGTGGCGCGGACGCTGGCGGGCCTCTCGATGTCGTCGTGGTCTCGAGTGGCTCGAACCAGGTCGACTATGAACTCGAGGACGTACTCCGGGACCTTCACTCCGAAGTCTTCTCCCCGTTCGACGACGATGCGTTTCTCGGTCTCCTTGGATTTGGGATACGTCATCTTCACGGTATCAAAGCGATCTAGGAGAACCTCGGAGAGTTCCTCGGTTCCCGCGTATTCGTGTGGGTTCATGGTGGCGATCATGACGAAGTTGGCGGGGTAGTCAACTTCGTAACCCGCGATCGTAGCACGCTGCTCCTCTAAGACTTGGAGCAGCGCGTTCTGGAGCTTCTCGGGACATCGGTTGATCTCGTCGAAGAACACTACGCCACGGTTGCCTCGGAGCAGCTTCCCTGGAGTGAAAGCCCGAGGGTCGGTCGGTCCGTACTCGAGGGCCGCGATGGGATCTATGTCTCCGAGCAGATCCTCCGGAGTGAGGTCAGGACTCCCCTGAATCCGTACGAACCGCTCACACCCTGGAATGGTCTCCGTCTCGAGCTCGTCCTCGTCGCGAGCTCGGCACAAGGGACATACCGGCTCCTTCGGATGACAGTGGAAGGGACACCCCTTCACAACCTCAGCGGGAGGTAGGAGGTCCGCGACGGCGCGAGCGAGGGTCGTCTTGCCGATGCCGGGCGGACCCTCGATGAGCACGTGCCGTCCGGCGATGAGCGCGGAGAGAACCTGGATCTTGACCTCTCTCTGCCCGAGAATCTGAGGGAGGGGATCCTCGCCTTTACCGAGCTTCTCCAGGACTACCTCGCGCAGTTCCTCATACACTTCCCTGACAGTCAAGCCTGTTCCCCTCCGTACGGGCAGAAACGACGGACGAAGCACAACTCGCACTGGGGTTTTCGAGGACGGCATATCTCGCGTCCGAATTGTATGAGTGCGAGGTGCGCTTTACCGCGTTCGCCCTCGGGAACCATCTCGTGTACAGCCTCCTGGACCTCGAAGTACTCCTTCGAGTCGGTCAGACCGAGCCTCCTCGAAACCCGAGCTACGTGGGTATCGACCGGACAGACGTCATGACCACCCGCGAACAGCAACACCACGTCGGCTGTCTTCGGACCGACCCCTGGCAGACGCATTAACTCCCGTCGCGCTTCTTCCGTAGGCTTCTGAACGATCTCCTCGAGATCCAATCCGTCCGCGAGAATACGTTCACAGCACTCCTTGATCATTTTGGCCTTCTGACGGTAGAGCCCGGCGTCGCGGAGCGTCTCGACGAGATCCTTCAGATTCACTTCTGCGACGTCTTTCGGAGTCTTGAATTTCCGCAGGAACCTTTCCGCCACTCTGTCCGTCACGTCGTCCCTGGTCCGTTGAGATATGATGGCTTGAATGAGGGCCCGGAAAGGATCACGCCGTACCTTCAGCTTTTTCATGATGGGGTGATCCTCGTAGTGCTTTACGATCTCCATCACGGGATTCACGCGTCTCCCCGGCCCTACTCCCGGCGAAATCCTTAAACTCGGTACCGAGGGGAACATCCTGAAGCCCGGTACCGAAAGGCCGCCGCCACCGGGGTGGTCCCCGGGCCGGACTTCAGATCCGGCGCGCCCCGAGTGGGGCGCGGGGTTCAATTCCCCGCGGCGGCCGCGGTCGTTCGTTATAACCCCCATAACGTTATCCTAGGCTGGAGGTAGCGCCGACTTCACGTGTTCCACGATTCTCCGAACGCGGGACTCGTCGTCTCTCGTCTCCGGACGCACGTACACCCTAACGGTGGGTATCTCGGAGAGCGTGCGCTCCTTCAGCGTCGCCACGATGTCGGAAACCTCGGATAGCGGGACATCACCATTACGCGTCCTCACGATCACCTCGTCGGAAGAGGGATCGTAAGGAACCACCTTCGAGGAATCCAACAGCACTCCGAAGGATTCTCCCAGGTGTTCCTCGGAGGTCTCCACGGCTACCTTGAAGAGCTCACCATGTCTCGGTTCCACGGCCGCCTGGTACTCGGCCACACACTTGTACAAGCGCCGGTTCTTCAGGACCTCCACGAATTCACGGCTCTCGGGGTTCTCCTCCAACGCGCGTAGTAGGGCGGAGTCGTCCATGCTTTGAAACGCGGATAGTGCGTCTTCGCTTCGACTCAGCCGATCCGGGTCGAATATACGGAGGTCCAGGTCGCCGTCCTCGGCGGCAACGTGCATCGCCCAGAGTAACATCGCGTCGCCGGCACGGCATGTCTTGTGGAAATACACCGCCCTGTACATGTGGTAGCGGGATATCAGCACGGACTCCGCCGCTTCCAACCCCTTCTCATGTACGACCACGGGATCACCCAACTCCAGGGTGTGCAGGAGCCTGTCGAGTTCGATGCGGCCGTACTCCACGCTGGCGTGAAGGGAATCACG contains these protein-coding regions:
- a CDS encoding HD domain-containing protein codes for the protein MGRIIRIPVHGFVELQGAEERVLDSPEVQRLRRVRQLGLAELVYPGATHTRLEHSLGVKYLCDRVMEIHWEELKRNVPDVGKFSRSYIEEVLGLAGLLHDVGHPPFSHVPEPLLEEELGVDHEDIGRAVAKVVLERADAMDVEVTLEVAFGPGDGWTGVLHSVIAGNLGVDRLDYLMRDSLHASVEYGRIELDRLLHTLELGDPVVVHEKGLEAAESVLISRYHMYRAVYFHKTCRAGDAMLLWAMHVAAEDGDLDLRIFDPDRLSRSEDALSAFQSMDDSALLRALEENPESREFVEVLKNRRLYKCVAEYQAAVEPRHGELFKVAVETSEEHLGESFGVLLDSSKVVPYDPSSDEVIVRTRNGDVPLSEVSDIVATLKERTLSEIPTVRVYVRPETRDDESRVRRIVEHVKSALPPA